A region from the Pungitius pungitius chromosome 16, fPunPun2.1, whole genome shotgun sequence genome encodes:
- the grk1b gene encoding rhodopsin kinase GRK1b: MDIGGLETVVANSAYVSARGSVDGAAASAMRDKKMRARVKLPHIRDCEHLKPTVDAAFDSMCVKQPIGKRLFQQFLESEPSHRNAVELWKDIEDYTVCQETERPQKAQNMVNKHYKSASKNFCSFLEEKAVARVVEDFKNSRGDLFKESEQQLLKHLEEKATAGFKNSMFFLRFVQFKYLESQPFDEEWFMDFRVLGKGGFGEVFACQAKATGKMYANKKLEKKRLKKRKGYEGAIVEKRILAKVHSRFIVTLAYAFQTKTDLCLVMTIMNGGDLRFHMYNVDEKNPGFDEKRTCFYTAQIICGLEHLHQHRIIYRDLKPENVLLDDAGHVRLSDLGLAVELSPGQDTTTGYAGTPGFMAPELLQKKQYDYSVDYFTLGVTIFEMIAAKGPFRVRGEKVENDEVARRILNDPVSYTPNFSKACKDLCEGLMQKDPSKRLGFKNNDCEELKNQPFFKEINWGRLEAGMLPPPFVPDPKMVYAKDIGDVGAFSSIKGVVLDNKDTEFYSDFASGNVPIPWQEEMIETGVFGELNIWGEKGKLPNDLDPNHVEAKGGGCVLL, encoded by the exons ATGGACATCGGCGGTTTGGAGACGGTGGTGGCGAACTCGGCCTACGTTTCGGCTCGCGGGAGCGTGGACGGAGCGGCGGCGTCGGCCATGCGCGACAAGAAGATGCGCGCCAGGGTGAAGCTCCCGCACATCAGAGATTGCGAACACCTGAAACCCACTGTGGACGCCGCCTTCGACAGCATGTGCGTCAAACAGCCCATCGGCAAGCGCCTGTTCCAACAGTTTCTGGAGAGCGAACCGAGCCACAGAAACGCCGTAGAGTTGTGGAAGGACATCGAAGACTACACCGTATGTCAGGAAACGGAGAGGCCGCAGAAGGCTCAAAACATGGTCAATAAGCACTACAAGTCGGCCTCCAAGAACTTTTGCAGCTTCTTGGAAGAGAAGGCCGTCGCTCGAGTTGTCGAAGACTTCAAGAACTCTCGCGGTGACCTGTTCAAAGAGAGcgagcagcagctcctcaagcacctggaggagaaggcCACGGCCGGCTTCAAGAACAGCATGTTCTTCCTGCGTTTTGTTCAGTTCAAATATCTGGAGAGCCAGCCCTTTGACGAGGAGTGGTTCATGGACTTCAGGGTCCTGGGTAAAGGAGGTTTCGGGGAAGTGTTCGCCTGCCAGGCCAAGGCAACGGGCAAAATGTACGCCAACaagaagctggagaagaagaggcTGAAGAAACGCAAAGGCTACGAG GGAGCAATTGTGGAGAAGCGCATCCTCGCGAAAGTTCACAGCCGCTTTATTGTGACGCTGGCTTATGCCTTCCAGACGAAGACTGACCTCTGCCTAGTCATGACCATCATGAATGGTGGAGACCTCAG GTTTCATATGTACAATGTGGATGAAAAGAATCCTGGTTTTGACGAGAAGAGAACGTGTTTCTATACGGCTCAGATCATCTGTGGGCTGGAGCACCTTCACCAGCACAGGATCATCTACAGAGACCTGAAACCAGAGAATGTGCTGCTGGATGATGCAG GACACGTGCGTCTGTCTGATTTGGGTCTGGCTGTTGAACTTTCACCTGGACAAGACACGACTACTGGATATGCAGGAACTCCAG GTTTCATGGCTCctgagctgctgcagaagaAGCAGTACGACTACTCGGTGGACTACTTCACGCTGGGAGTCACCATTTTTGAGATGATTGCTGCCAAAGGGCCGTTTAGAGTACGAGGAGAAAAG GTTGAGAATGATGAGGTAGCTCGCAGAATCCTCAACGATCCAGTTTCCTACACACCAAACTTCAGCAAAGCATGCAAAGACCTCTGTGAAGGCCTGATGCAGAAGGACCCATCTAAACGCCTCGGATTCAAAAATAACGATTGTGAAGAGCTCAAGAATCAGCCGTTCTTTAAAGAGATTAACTGGGGTCGCCTGGAAGCAG GTATGTTGCCTCCACCATTCGTCCCTGATCCCAAGATGGTCTACGCCAAAGACATTGGCGATGTGGGCGCCTTCAGCTCAATCAAAGGTGTGGTCCTGGACAACAAGGACACGGAGTTCTACAGTGACTTTGCTTCCGGCAACGTCCCGATAccttggcaggaggagatgATCGAGACCGGCGTGTTCGGAGAGTTGAATATCTGGGGAGAGAAAGGCAAGCTGCCCAATGACCTTGATCCCAACCACGTGGAAGCCAAAGGTGGAGGATGCGTGCTCCTTTGA
- the sat2b gene encoding diamine acetyltransferase 2b, whose protein sequence is MNVKVRPATKEDCKEISRMISELAVYEKMPEQVKITHEELERDGFCQNPFFECLVAEVPEEHRSKEGFPIVGYALYFYTYSTWKGRSVYLEDLYVMPEFRGKGIGKGLLSKVAEVGKKKQCVRLQLSVLDWNTPSRDFYAAKGAQDITASEGWHFLRFVGQDLDNLANEAPKD, encoded by the exons atgaacgtCAAAGTCCGGCCTGCAACAAAAGAAGACTGCAAGGAAATATCGAGGATGATATCG GAGTTGGCGGTCTATGAAAAAATGCCCGAGCAAGTGAAGATAACTCACGAAG AACTGGAGAGGGACGGTTTCTGTCAAAATCCCTTCTTCGAATGTCTTGTTGCAGAAGTGCCGGAGGAGCATCGGTCTAAAGAAG GTTTCCCGATTGTCGGATACGCCCTTTACTTTTACACCTACAGTACGTGGAAGGGGCGGTCCGTGTATCTGGAGGACCTGTACGTGATGCCAGAATTCAGGG GAAAGGGCATCGGCAAGGGCTTACTGAGCAAAGTAGCTGAG GTGGGGAAGAAGAAGCAGTGTGTGCGGCTGCAGCTGTCTGTGCTGGACTGGAATACTCCCTCTAGAGACTTCTACGCTGCTAAAGGAGCTCAGGACATCACCGCCAGCGAAGGCTGGCACTTCCTACGTTTTGTCGGACAAGACCTGGACAATTTAGCAAACGAAGCTCCCAAAGATTAA
- the LOC119215809 gene encoding claudin-15-like: MNAIVEAVAFLLGFLAWLMVGIALPNRYWKVSSVDGNVITTSTIYENLWMSCATDSTGVHNCRDFPSLLALNGYIQASRALMIASIVFGTFGLVATLVGMKCSKIGGENYVLKGRIAAIGGGFFLLQGICTMIAVSWYAANITQQFFDQFYPGTKYEIGEGLYIGWSSAILAICGGACLMCACKLNTPKEKIPYPYQPSSRGRAPPTVATSQSAPTHYDRNAYV; the protein is encoded by the exons ATGAATGCGATAGTAGAAGCTGTGGCCTTCCTCCTGGGGTTTCTGGCCTGGCTGATGGTCGGAATCGCCCTTCCAAATCGGTACTGGAAGGTCTCTTCAGTGGACGGTAACGTTATCACCACATCGACCATCTATGAAAACCTGTGGATGTCCTGTGCAACTGACTCCACAGGAGTTCACAACTGCCGGGATTTCCCATCGTTGCTTGCACTTAATG GGTACATTCAGGCCTCCCGGGCCCTCATGATCGCTTCCATTGTGTTTGGGACGTTCGGGCTGGTGGCAACTCTTGTTGgaatgaagtgctctaaaatagGAGGAGAAAACTACGTCCTGAAGGGAAGGATTGCTGCCATCGGAGGAGGTTTCTTCTTACTCCAAG GGATTTGCACCATGATTGCTGTATCTTGGTATGCAGCCAACATCACACAGCAGTTCTTTGACCAGTTTTACCCCGGGACAAA GTATGAGATCGGAGAGGGCCTGTATATCGGCTGGTCTTCAGCCATACTGGCCATTTGTGGGGGGGCGTGTCTGATGTGCGCTTGTAAACTCAACACACCCAAGGAAAAAAT ccCATATCCGTACCAACCATCCTCCAGAGGACGTGCGCCCCCGACGGTGGCGACGTCTCAGTCTGCACCGACACACTATGACAGAAATGCATATGTGTGA